In a genomic window of Occallatibacter riparius:
- a CDS encoding HD domain-containing phosphohydrolase has translation MTETAGELTDFPRDPTETNLRLYELSWKIALDGKVIIELPSGRILDCNPAAERMAGLPRAAIVGRRVEELLSPEDEPRVLELLGEMSPLPERLRDFRLVRPNGQAFAILVSTSGALTLDDGRVVSVCEFQDLSVQKHQEHRLATKRWALSAYAAAANALSDQHNQSSLLRAICAAIVTEPAYVFAWIGVAEHDAEQTMRVAAEAGPGSGLLEGLRLTWGDNERGQGPASKAIRTGTIQIVPDTRKMQASSPWTDRFIDFGIDSCIAVPFQAEELRGALVVCAENAEAFGQVPVDMFTHLAQQVAHGLIAIQHDHLLKAEREHALAMERRLNEAMLLMIEPMSLAMEMRDPYTAGHQNRVADIAVAIGAEMGWTADRLRGLRIAALIHDIGKMSIPAEILTKPGRLSATERALVSEHCEHGYRVLKGIPFPWPVAAMVLQHHEKLDGSGYPNGLKGETILPETRVLTVADMLEGMSSHRPYRAAHPIEKALEILESEAGTALDAEVVAVCARLCGEGKLTEFLDR, from the coding sequence GTGACCGAGACCGCAGGCGAGTTGACCGATTTCCCTCGCGACCCGACAGAGACGAATTTGAGGCTCTATGAGCTCTCGTGGAAGATTGCGCTTGATGGCAAGGTGATCATCGAGCTTCCTTCCGGCCGCATTCTCGACTGTAATCCCGCAGCTGAACGAATGGCAGGATTGCCGCGTGCGGCGATCGTGGGCCGACGCGTGGAAGAGCTGTTATCGCCAGAAGATGAGCCGCGGGTGTTGGAACTGCTGGGGGAGATGTCTCCTCTGCCGGAGAGGCTCAGGGATTTCCGCCTGGTGCGACCGAATGGTCAAGCGTTCGCCATCCTTGTGTCGACATCGGGCGCCCTGACGCTGGACGACGGCAGAGTGGTGAGCGTCTGCGAGTTCCAGGACCTGTCGGTTCAGAAGCACCAGGAGCATCGACTGGCTACGAAGCGATGGGCGCTTTCGGCTTATGCTGCGGCGGCCAACGCTTTGTCGGACCAACACAACCAGTCGAGCCTGTTGAGGGCGATATGCGCGGCCATCGTCACGGAGCCTGCGTATGTGTTTGCCTGGATCGGTGTGGCGGAGCATGACGCGGAGCAGACGATGCGCGTGGCTGCGGAAGCGGGACCGGGGAGCGGTCTTCTGGAGGGGCTGCGACTGACCTGGGGAGACAACGAGAGGGGCCAGGGACCAGCTTCAAAGGCGATCAGGACGGGCACGATTCAGATCGTGCCAGACACGCGGAAGATGCAGGCATCGAGTCCCTGGACGGATCGCTTCATCGATTTCGGGATCGACTCATGCATTGCGGTGCCATTTCAGGCCGAGGAGCTGCGCGGCGCTCTTGTGGTGTGCGCGGAAAATGCGGAGGCCTTTGGGCAGGTGCCGGTGGACATGTTCACGCACCTGGCCCAGCAGGTGGCGCATGGGCTGATTGCGATTCAACACGACCATTTGCTGAAAGCGGAACGGGAACATGCGTTGGCGATGGAGCGGCGGCTGAACGAAGCGATGCTGCTGATGATTGAGCCGATGTCGCTGGCGATGGAGATGCGCGATCCCTACACGGCAGGGCACCAGAACCGGGTAGCGGATATTGCCGTGGCGATTGGAGCGGAGATGGGCTGGACGGCCGACCGGCTGCGCGGGTTGCGTATTGCGGCGCTGATCCATGACATCGGGAAGATGTCGATTCCTGCGGAGATTCTGACGAAGCCGGGAAGGCTCTCGGCGACGGAGCGCGCGCTGGTGAGTGAACACTGCGAGCATGGCTATCGTGTGCTGAAGGGGATTCCCTTTCCATGGCCTGTGGCGGCCATGGTGTTACAGCACCACGAGAAGCTGGACGGGTCGGGATATCCGAATGGGCTTAAGGGCGAGACGATTCTTCCGGAGACGCGCGTGTTGACCGTGGCGGACATGCTGGAGGGGATGAGTTCGCACCGGCCGTACCGGGCGGCGCATCCGATTGAGAAAGCGCTGGAGATTCTGGAGAGCGAAGCGGGAACGGCTTTGGATGCCGAGGTGGTTGCGGTGTGCGCGCGACTTTGCGGGGAGGGGAAGCTGACGGAGTTTCTGGATCGTTGA
- a CDS encoding TonB family protein translates to MEIRTLRSRPGVIVSAGLHAAALSLLLVGGARLRVRTVPPAKADYLAMLQVAGGAHRVSIPSFELPNTSKAEKAEHVKDPQPKLMDPTRAAHKEKETPSALPQESTGKGTGTAAAGDGADAQNATPAFPVFSPKPPVADRALLPAAEQHIVVDVNVSEAGEVTGETLVKGMGNALDQIVLDTVKTWRFRPATVNGNPVASEAELIFPFNQKYPVA, encoded by the coding sequence ATGGAAATCCGCACCTTACGAAGCCGGCCGGGCGTGATTGTTTCCGCGGGTCTGCACGCAGCGGCGCTTTCTCTGCTGCTGGTGGGAGGAGCGCGTCTGCGGGTGCGGACGGTGCCGCCGGCGAAGGCCGACTACCTGGCGATGCTGCAGGTTGCGGGCGGGGCGCATCGGGTTTCCATTCCGTCGTTCGAATTGCCGAATACGAGCAAGGCCGAGAAGGCGGAGCACGTGAAGGATCCGCAGCCGAAGCTGATGGACCCGACACGAGCGGCGCACAAGGAGAAGGAGACTCCGTCAGCGCTGCCGCAGGAGAGCACCGGCAAAGGGACCGGCACGGCTGCGGCAGGTGACGGAGCCGATGCGCAGAACGCAACTCCGGCGTTTCCGGTGTTCAGCCCAAAGCCCCCGGTCGCCGATCGTGCGCTGCTTCCGGCGGCCGAGCAGCACATCGTCGTCGACGTGAATGTGAGCGAGGCAGGCGAGGTGACGGGCGAAACGCTGGTGAAGGGGATGGGGAATGCGCTCGACCAGATTGTGCTGGATACAGTGAAGACGTGGCGGTTCCGTCCGGCGACGGTGAATGGGAATCCGGTGGCCAGCGAGGCGGAACTGATCTTCCCGTTTAATCAGAAATATCCGGTCGCTTGA
- a CDS encoding pirin family protein has product MSLRPVKEILSTKPTLEGAGVKLQRAFGFGKTKEFDPFLLLDDFRNENPSDYLAGFPWHPHRGIETITYVLAGEVQHGDSLGNKGSMTAGDVQWMTAGSGILHQEMPKGDEKGRMHGFQLWANLPASLKMTDPRYQDIPSAAIPEVTEDDGTRARIICGEFWGQRGPVEGVAADPSYVDISVPPFKKKRIKVDVARNAFAYVFAGEGVFRDASQPQAVLTESGADPNAAPVYDAKNHSLVLFDRGDEIVVQAGPDGIRFLLVSGKPLEEPVAWYGPIVMNTQAELHTAMSELQSGKFIKHR; this is encoded by the coding sequence ATGTCTCTTCGCCCCGTCAAAGAAATCCTCTCCACCAAGCCCACCCTCGAGGGTGCCGGCGTCAAACTCCAGCGCGCCTTCGGCTTCGGCAAGACCAAGGAGTTCGATCCGTTCCTCTTGCTCGACGATTTCCGGAACGAGAACCCGAGCGACTATCTCGCCGGATTCCCCTGGCACCCGCACCGCGGCATCGAGACCATCACTTACGTTCTCGCGGGCGAAGTCCAGCATGGCGACAGCCTCGGCAACAAGGGCAGCATGACTGCCGGCGACGTCCAGTGGATGACGGCCGGCAGCGGCATCCTCCACCAGGAGATGCCCAAAGGCGACGAGAAGGGTCGCATGCACGGCTTCCAGTTGTGGGCTAACCTGCCTGCTTCCTTGAAGATGACCGACCCGCGGTACCAGGACATCCCGTCTGCCGCGATCCCGGAAGTCACCGAGGATGACGGCACCAGGGCACGCATCATCTGCGGCGAGTTCTGGGGCCAGCGCGGCCCAGTCGAAGGCGTCGCTGCAGACCCCAGCTACGTCGACATCTCCGTTCCGCCCTTCAAGAAGAAGCGGATCAAGGTTGACGTCGCCCGCAATGCCTTCGCCTACGTCTTCGCCGGCGAAGGAGTCTTCCGCGACGCCAGCCAGCCGCAGGCGGTCCTCACCGAGTCAGGCGCAGACCCGAACGCCGCACCTGTCTACGACGCGAAGAACCACTCGCTTGTCCTGTTCGACCGCGGCGACGAGATCGTCGTCCAGGCCGGGCCCGACGGCATCCGCTTCCTCCTCGTGTCGGGCAAGCCGCTGGAGGAGCCAGTGGCTTGGTACGGTCCCATCGTGATGAATACACAGGCCGAACTGCACACAGCTATGAGCGAACTCCAAAGCGGCAAGTTCATCAAGCATCGCTGA
- a CDS encoding DoxX family protein: MSRSQQPAITLFALGMIGLGALALIVGDFAMQWQPVAPWFPARTALAYAAGLLMFVCGAGLLFRPTAAWSARILFPYCILWALLKVPALIVAPSMEAVWLGFGEITVLLSGAWTLFVRLADLPESSPLAPLTSERSLTAARILFALSLLPIGLSHIVYIQPTHDFVPAWLPFRTFWAYLTGLGQMASGLGILFGVFPRISAWAEAIQISLYTLLIWVPSVIIAPSVRLKWTGLLISWIIAAAAWAVAQNVPTPAQTPETEATHLRQKVRVVAR; encoded by the coding sequence ATGTCTCGTTCCCAGCAGCCCGCCATCACACTCTTCGCCCTAGGAATGATCGGCCTCGGCGCGCTCGCCCTCATCGTCGGCGACTTCGCCATGCAGTGGCAGCCCGTCGCCCCGTGGTTCCCGGCCCGCACCGCACTCGCCTACGCCGCCGGCCTCCTGATGTTCGTCTGCGGCGCCGGCCTCCTGTTCCGCCCCACCGCCGCTTGGTCCGCCCGCATTCTCTTTCCGTACTGCATTCTCTGGGCCCTGCTCAAAGTCCCTGCCCTCATCGTCGCCCCCTCCATGGAAGCCGTCTGGCTCGGCTTCGGCGAAATCACCGTCCTCCTCTCCGGAGCCTGGACCCTCTTCGTCCGCCTCGCCGACCTGCCCGAATCCTCCCCTCTGGCTCCGCTCACCAGTGAGCGATCTCTGACAGCCGCCCGCATCCTCTTCGCCCTCTCCCTGTTGCCCATCGGCCTCTCGCACATCGTCTACATCCAGCCCACCCACGACTTCGTCCCCGCATGGCTCCCCTTCCGCACCTTCTGGGCCTACCTCACCGGACTCGGCCAGATGGCCTCCGGTCTCGGCATCCTCTTCGGTGTATTCCCGCGCATATCCGCCTGGGCTGAAGCCATCCAGATCAGCCTCTACACCCTCCTCATCTGGGTTCCCTCGGTCATCATCGCGCCCAGCGTTCGCTTGAAATGGACCGGCCTCCTGATCTCCTGGATCATCGCAGCCGCCGCTTGGGCCGTCGCCCAGAACGTGCCCACGCCCGCCCAAACCCCCGAAACCGAAGCCACCCACCTCCGGCAGAAGGTGAGGGTGGTCGCCAGATAG
- a CDS encoding DinB family protein, whose protein sequence is MKKLAVALLLVVPFTAFGQDKKAPTDLRGVLLEQLRTTNSAEDWFVPVSIAVDGMTAEQAQWKPAGKDAHSVGQLAYHIWYWDSRSLQKFKGEKTEPFDGNNNETFDKFTAAQWDDLVKKLHQEMADWEAAVQGADDAKLAANASLIAHIGAHRAYHVGQILYVRKLQGSWNPDKGVK, encoded by the coding sequence ATGAAAAAGCTTGCGGTTGCATTGCTGCTGGTAGTTCCCTTCACCGCTTTTGGGCAAGACAAGAAGGCGCCGACGGATTTGCGCGGCGTTCTGCTGGAACAGTTGCGCACGACGAACAGTGCCGAGGACTGGTTTGTGCCGGTGTCGATCGCGGTGGACGGGATGACGGCCGAACAGGCGCAGTGGAAGCCGGCGGGGAAGGACGCGCATTCGGTGGGGCAGCTTGCGTATCACATCTGGTATTGGGATTCGCGTTCCCTGCAGAAGTTCAAGGGTGAGAAGACGGAGCCGTTCGACGGGAACAACAACGAGACTTTCGACAAGTTCACGGCCGCGCAGTGGGATGACCTGGTGAAGAAACTCCACCAGGAGATGGCCGACTGGGAAGCTGCGGTGCAGGGGGCGGACGACGCCAAGCTGGCCGCCAATGCATCGTTGATTGCGCATATCGGGGCGCATCGGGCGTATCATGTTGGACAGATCCTGTATGTGCGGAAGCTGCAGGGATCGTGGAATCCGGACAAAGGCGTGAAGTAG
- a CDS encoding DUF1801 domain-containing protein, which yields MKVQEEISGYIAAQPEPKRHEMQQLHHMVLALMPRCRLWFLDGKDEKGKIISNPNIGYGSRIITYADGKTKEFYQIGLSANTTGISIYIMGIDDKKYMAETFGKKLGKASVTGYCIKFKTLADINIDVLSEAIRLGIERKSVSH from the coding sequence ATGAAAGTGCAGGAGGAAATCAGCGGGTACATTGCTGCTCAACCGGAACCTAAGCGCCACGAAATGCAGCAATTGCACCACATGGTTCTGGCGCTGATGCCAAGATGCAGGTTGTGGTTCCTCGACGGAAAAGACGAGAAAGGAAAGATCATTTCCAACCCAAATATCGGATACGGATCCCGGATCATCACATATGCCGATGGGAAGACAAAGGAGTTCTATCAAATTGGTCTAAGTGCGAATACGACAGGCATTTCCATCTACATTATGGGAATCGATGACAAGAAGTACATGGCCGAGACATTTGGGAAGAAACTAGGCAAGGCAAGCGTCACGGGGTATTGCATTAAATTCAAAACGCTCGCAGATATAAACATCGACGTGCTAAGCGAAGCAATACGACTCGGGATTGAGCGGAAAAGTGTTTCCCATTGA
- a CDS encoding alkaline phosphatase family protein: protein MPSKSLCIFASLLFASVASAQSVPRSSHVWMITEENHSYEEVVGNPQMPYYNQLIQQYGLATQFYAEQHSSLPALMWLVAGAPVERNNDTKSCHHHEDNIVREVLQQGYTWRAYQENMPYAGFDGLFSTDYLYYRRHNPLIDFSDVCPGSGQEMNSVPFWQMAADFADNNTPNYAYITPGPDTDAHNGTLPAADQWLQDNVPAILARPEFSPGGDGILFIVWDEGNLYTDDRCSATKKKGCGGRTATLVLGPRVKPGYQSTVTYQNANVLSTVCAAMGLAHCPGAAKDADPMSDFFTTGSGSGDASNSVVISSPGNGATIDGSVRLLATASESETVSQTQVWDNGVKLGVYGTNIDTIYNLAPGQHSTTVLDLDASGSVLHQASVAYTVRAQADGVQVVSPAPGETVNMATVHVVGHASESQPVTQVQVWDNGVKLGWYAGADVNQYYSLSPGSHVVTVLDLDSNYNIIHLSNVPYSVQ, encoded by the coding sequence ATGCCTTCTAAGAGTCTTTGTATCTTCGCGTCGCTGCTCTTTGCCAGTGTCGCAAGCGCCCAGAGCGTGCCTCGCTCGTCGCACGTCTGGATGATTACGGAAGAAAACCACAGCTATGAGGAGGTGGTTGGCAATCCACAAATGCCCTACTACAACCAGCTCATTCAACAATATGGACTGGCTACGCAGTTCTATGCCGAGCAGCACAGCTCGCTTCCCGCGCTCATGTGGCTTGTGGCCGGTGCGCCCGTGGAGCGGAACAACGACACCAAATCCTGCCATCACCACGAGGACAACATTGTCCGCGAAGTGCTTCAGCAGGGCTACACATGGCGCGCCTATCAAGAGAACATGCCCTACGCTGGGTTTGATGGGCTGTTCAGCACGGATTACCTGTACTACCGCCGCCACAATCCGCTGATCGACTTCTCGGATGTGTGTCCCGGCTCGGGGCAGGAGATGAACAGCGTGCCTTTCTGGCAGATGGCCGCTGACTTCGCCGACAACAACACCCCGAACTACGCCTATATCACTCCCGGTCCGGACACGGACGCGCACAACGGCACCCTCCCCGCCGCCGACCAGTGGCTTCAGGACAATGTCCCAGCGATCCTCGCGCGTCCGGAGTTCAGCCCGGGCGGGGACGGCATCCTGTTCATCGTCTGGGATGAAGGCAATCTGTATACGGACGACCGCTGCTCCGCCACCAAGAAGAAGGGATGCGGCGGACGGACTGCCACGCTCGTCCTAGGGCCGCGCGTGAAGCCTGGCTACCAGTCCACCGTCACCTATCAAAATGCAAACGTGCTCAGTACGGTCTGCGCGGCGATGGGACTGGCGCACTGTCCGGGGGCAGCGAAGGATGCTGACCCGATGTCGGATTTCTTCACCACTGGCAGCGGGTCCGGCGATGCATCGAATAGCGTCGTGATCTCCAGCCCCGGCAACGGAGCCACGATCGACGGCTCTGTGCGCCTGCTGGCCACAGCTTCGGAGAGCGAGACTGTGAGCCAGACGCAGGTCTGGGACAATGGCGTGAAGCTCGGCGTTTACGGCACAAACATTGACACGATCTACAACCTCGCGCCGGGCCAGCACTCAACCACAGTGCTCGACCTCGACGCGTCCGGCAGCGTTCTTCATCAGGCGTCGGTCGCTTACACCGTGAGGGCGCAAGCGGATGGTGTGCAGGTGGTCTCGCCTGCGCCGGGCGAAACGGTCAACATGGCGACGGTTCACGTGGTCGGCCACGCCAGTGAATCCCAACCGGTCACCCAGGTGCAGGTGTGGGACAACGGAGTCAAACTCGGCTGGTACGCGGGTGCGGACGTTAACCAGTACTACAGTCTTTCCCCTGGCTCCCACGTCGTCACCGTTCTGGATCTCGACAGCAACTACAACATCATCCACCTGAGCAACGTTCCCTACTCAGTTCAGTAG
- a CDS encoding PDZ domain-containing protein, producing the protein MKSLSRPYLVAGVGLLTIAAVAPIPGAAQSGITHLIQELKPLLGHSAPGYLGVLVNNIDNDSVQKLRLKDNKGAIVTVIDHDAPAGAVLRYNDVILSINGENLDNAEQFSRMLKEIPAGKKITLAIMRDGAPQSLTVQLVDHKEMEQEVWKKVNSSTGTLPQEAPGHAILAGAGNDPTSGHMPLFTSTLNVGAMVEPLTAQMADYLGVPAGIMIKQVARKSEAEFAGLKRYDVIIKVGADSITTSADWDRAVRSNEGKSVQITLLRERHQQVITLQVDSKRRRSQ; encoded by the coding sequence ATGAAGTCCCTTTCACGGCCATATCTCGTCGCAGGAGTCGGGCTGCTGACCATTGCCGCGGTCGCCCCCATTCCAGGCGCCGCGCAGTCCGGTATCACACATCTCATCCAGGAACTCAAACCGCTCCTCGGCCACTCTGCGCCAGGTTATCTCGGCGTCCTGGTCAACAACATCGACAACGATTCCGTTCAGAAACTCAGGCTTAAAGACAACAAGGGCGCCATCGTCACCGTCATCGACCACGATGCCCCGGCCGGAGCCGTTCTCCGCTACAACGACGTAATCCTCTCCATCAACGGCGAAAACCTCGACAACGCCGAGCAGTTCAGCCGCATGCTCAAGGAAATACCCGCCGGCAAGAAGATCACCCTGGCCATCATGCGCGACGGCGCGCCGCAGTCCCTCACCGTCCAGCTCGTCGACCACAAGGAGATGGAGCAGGAGGTCTGGAAGAAGGTCAACTCTTCCACCGGGACCCTGCCCCAGGAGGCCCCGGGTCACGCCATCCTTGCGGGCGCCGGCAACGATCCCACCTCAGGGCACATGCCGCTCTTCACCTCCACCCTGAACGTCGGCGCCATGGTTGAGCCCCTCACCGCACAAATGGCCGATTACTTGGGCGTGCCCGCCGGCATCATGATCAAACAGGTTGCACGCAAGAGTGAAGCCGAATTCGCCGGCCTCAAGCGCTACGACGTCATAATCAAAGTCGGCGCCGACAGCATCACCACGTCCGCCGACTGGGACCGCGCCGTCCGCTCCAACGAGGGCAAATCCGTCCAGATCACTCTCCTCCGCGAACGCCACCAGCAGGTCATCACCCTCCAGGTCGACTCCAAGCGCCGCCGCAGCCAATAG
- a CDS encoding HEAT repeat domain-containing protein: protein MAHERIVMAAYGELADDAAHELDRHLATCQGCAQEKDQLQALKLLSEAYPVCDPDPNLVARSRMRLEEALDAIPPKRWFERLLQRLRNNAASLQAAPIAACLLLIIGGGAGSLAGFHIAQVRAVRIAENATQATVQPAAEGQLAALQGPQVPGEVANIASIVHEPNSEFVEVHYNQIVPQKIRGTLDDQRIRQLLMLASANAANPGIRDDSIGLLAAECRAGHQCTNIRDALLVALRYDRSAAVRQKALEGLQPYIAEDFGVRDAVLEALLNDPEPRIRTAAINMLEPVDADTSVRQVLRSVANTDQNPHIRLASRQVLSHVGEIQ from the coding sequence TTGGCACATGAACGAATCGTGATGGCTGCCTACGGCGAACTCGCCGACGATGCCGCCCACGAACTCGATCGCCACCTGGCCACCTGCCAGGGCTGCGCCCAGGAGAAGGATCAGCTTCAGGCCCTGAAGCTGCTGTCCGAGGCCTACCCGGTCTGCGACCCCGACCCCAACCTCGTCGCCCGCTCCCGCATGCGCCTTGAAGAGGCGCTCGACGCTATCCCTCCCAAACGCTGGTTTGAGCGGCTGCTCCAGCGTCTGCGCAACAACGCCGCCAGTCTTCAGGCCGCTCCCATCGCCGCCTGCCTGCTTCTCATCATCGGCGGAGGCGCCGGCTCCCTCGCCGGATTCCACATCGCCCAGGTCCGCGCCGTCAGAATCGCCGAGAATGCAACCCAGGCCACCGTGCAGCCGGCGGCCGAAGGCCAGTTGGCCGCACTGCAGGGGCCGCAGGTGCCCGGCGAAGTCGCCAATATCGCCAGCATTGTTCACGAGCCCAACAGCGAATTCGTCGAGGTTCACTACAACCAGATCGTCCCGCAGAAGATCCGCGGCACCCTCGACGATCAGCGCATTCGCCAGCTCCTCATGCTGGCCTCGGCCAATGCCGCTAACCCCGGCATCCGCGACGACTCCATCGGCCTGCTCGCCGCCGAGTGCCGCGCCGGCCACCAGTGCACCAATATCCGCGATGCCCTCTTGGTCGCCCTTCGCTACGACCGCAGCGCTGCCGTGCGCCAGAAGGCTCTCGAAGGCCTCCAGCCCTATATCGCAGAAGATTTCGGCGTTCGTGATGCCGTGCTCGAGGCTCTCCTGAACGACCCCGAGCCGCGCATTCGCACTGCCGCCATCAATATGCTCGAGCCGGTCGACGCAGATACCAGTGTCCGCCAGGTCCTGCGTTCGGTCGCCAACACCGACCAGAACCCGCATATCCGCCTGGCCTCGCGCCAGGTCCTCAGCCACGTCGGCGAAATCCAATAG
- a CDS encoding RNA polymerase sigma factor, protein MTASRAIDNPNRAQSRLESRAPETELIREAQAGNRAAFDALVKQYEQQVLRLALHLTGSEQDAEDIYQEAFLKAYRYIGNFRFECSFYTWIYRIVTNLCLDQLRRRKTRREDQAVITDHSGDEIDILASVSDDRAFSNPAKELDRKVLAGRIQEALGKLTPRERMVFELKHYQGLRLRTIGEMLNTTEETAKNTLFRATKKLRSQLAGLR, encoded by the coding sequence TTGACCGCCAGCCGGGCTATCGACAATCCCAATCGCGCGCAGAGCCGCCTTGAGTCCCGTGCGCCCGAAACCGAGCTCATCCGCGAAGCTCAGGCCGGCAACCGCGCCGCTTTTGACGCCCTCGTCAAGCAGTACGAGCAGCAGGTCCTTCGCCTCGCTCTCCACCTCACCGGCTCCGAGCAGGACGCGGAAGACATCTACCAGGAAGCCTTCCTCAAGGCCTACCGCTACATCGGCAACTTCCGCTTTGAGTGCTCTTTCTACACCTGGATCTACCGCATCGTCACCAACCTCTGCCTCGATCAGCTCCGCCGCCGCAAGACTCGCCGCGAAGATCAGGCCGTCATCACCGATCACTCCGGCGACGAGATCGACATCCTCGCTTCCGTCTCCGACGACCGCGCCTTCTCCAACCCGGCCAAAGAACTCGACCGCAAGGTCCTCGCCGGCCGCATTCAGGAAGCGCTCGGGAAGCTCACCCCCCGCGAGCGCATGGTTTTCGAACTCAAGCACTACCAGGGACTCCGCCTGCGCACCATCGGAGAGATGTTGAACACCACAGAGGAAACCGCCAAAAATACGCTCTTTCGCGCGACCAAAAAATTGAGATCGCAACTGGCGGGCCTGCGGTAG
- a CDS encoding ribonuclease HI family protein — MTGNLFESGAAAAGMGGAAKAGASEWLTAHCDGGSRGNPGPAGYGAVITDGGGQVVARLSEFLGIQTNNYAEYSGLLAVLKWALEHGRRKVRVVSDSELMVKQMKGQYKVASPGLRPLWEEAKGLARKLDGFEMSHTLRGGNKEADRLANEAMDRGMGKTMEQGPGNRAQKGSGVSGAGEARANAYERPPRAPQASQNAPKQARQVIEGYVKDGVVHLLEGELPDGIFVKVVRE; from the coding sequence ATGACGGGAAATCTGTTTGAGAGCGGAGCGGCTGCGGCCGGTATGGGTGGCGCTGCAAAGGCGGGCGCGAGCGAGTGGTTGACGGCGCATTGCGACGGCGGGTCGAGGGGGAATCCCGGGCCGGCGGGGTACGGCGCGGTGATCACCGACGGGGGCGGCCAGGTGGTGGCGCGGCTGAGCGAGTTTCTGGGGATCCAGACGAATAACTATGCGGAGTACTCGGGGCTATTGGCGGTGCTGAAGTGGGCGCTGGAGCATGGGCGGCGGAAGGTTCGCGTCGTGTCGGATTCAGAGCTGATGGTGAAGCAGATGAAGGGGCAGTACAAGGTGGCGAGCCCCGGTCTGCGGCCGCTTTGGGAAGAGGCAAAGGGTCTGGCGCGGAAGCTGGACGGGTTCGAGATGAGCCATACGCTGCGCGGAGGGAATAAAGAAGCCGACCGGCTGGCGAATGAGGCCATGGACCGGGGGATGGGGAAGACGATGGAACAGGGACCAGGGAACAGGGCACAGAAAGGCAGCGGGGTTAGCGGAGCTGGCGAAGCCAGGGCCAATGCTTACGAGAGGCCACCGAGGGCGCCGCAGGCATCGCAAAATGCGCCGAAGCAGGCTCGGCAGGTGATCGAAGGGTATGTGAAAGATGGGGTGGTGCATCTGCTGGAGGGCGAACTGCCGGATGGGATTTTCGTGAAGGTGGTAAGGGAGTAG